CAATGAAATATCTACTGTATTTAAAACCATTCGCTCGTTTTCGTTGAGCAGTTTTTTGGAAAAATAGTCATAATCAATGCCAAACATTTTATCCATTTGGAATCACTCCCTCATCTGTGCAGTCTTCACATGATATCGTTTGATCTATTTGTGATATTTTTCACATTGTTTCGAAAATAAACATCTTATATGAATCCACCATGACCGTTCCAGTCTGGATGATCATCTCCCTATCGAAATCGATAATCTCTTGAGATTGAATTCCTTCTGTCATTTATTATCTGCATTCACGCATGTTTCGACGAGAGCCATTTCTTCTATTTTTTGTATCGTCTTTTTGAATCATTCGGTCACACAAATGGACTGCTCCAAAAAGACTAAACGTATGTGATTCAACATTTTCAAAAACATTCTTTCATGAAAATGGGATGCGGTTCATTGCCGAACAACCGCATCCCATGATGTATCCTCGAAAAGCCTCCGCAACCAAGAGTTTTTGAGAATTTTTCCTTTGACTGATCGCTACATTACCCTTGAATGGTCTCTGATGAAAAATGATAATCATGCGGTGCTGTAGCATCCGAGCCATGCTTGACTCCGATCGCACGGAAGACGGGTGTCAGCACGACAGCAAGCGCCAAATTAATAATGACCGCGTAAATCGCAGCATATGCAGGAATCACAGAACCACCCAAATGCAATGGATAGATGGAATTAAAGTTTTGTGAAACAGCCATATACGTTCCTGTAATCATTCCAACAAGCCAGCCGACGATCAGTGCATGGCGATGCAGCCAGTTGGTATACAATCCGATAAATACAGCCGGCAATGTCTGCAGAATCCAAATTCCGCCTAACAGCTGCAAGTTGATTGCGTATTCCTTTGGCAAGAAGATGATGAAGAACAACGCTCCGACCTTGACAAGCAAGGAGACAAGTTTTGCTACACTCGATTCTTGATGTGCCGTACAATTGGGATTGATATATTCTTTATATACATTGCGTGTAAACAGGTTGGAAGCTGCAATCGACATAATGGCTGCCGGAACCAACGCACCGATGGCAATGGCAGCAAAAGCAAAACCTGTAAACCAATCCGGGAACATTTTCAAGAACAAACCTGGAACCGCATCGTTCGGAGTTTTCGGATGAACTCCTGCCGCAATCGCCATATAGCCAAGCAAGGAAATGATGCCAAGCGCCAACGAGTATGCAGGCAACAAAGCGGAATTCCGCTTGATCACATTCCGGCTGCTGGAACTTAATACGCCTGTCAATGAGTGCGGGTACAGGAAAAGCGCCATGGCGGACCCAAATGCGAGCGTCGAATATGCCCAAAAACCGCTCGGCCCAATTACCAGCGCTCCGGGGGGCTTATGCTTCGGCAATTCTGCCGCCGCAGCGCTGAAAATATGGCCAAAGCCGCCGAGTTTGATAGGGATATACACGATCGCAACGATGACCGTAATATAAATCATCAAGTCTTTCACCACTGCGATCACCGCAGGCGCGCGCAAACCGCTCGTATAGGTATACACAGCCAATATTGCAAATGCGATAATCAACGGCAAATCTCCAATAATGCCGGTGCCGGTCAACCCCATGGACGCCAACACCGTTTGCATTCCTACCAACTGCAAGGCAATGTACGGCATTGTTGCCAGGATTCCCGAAAAGGCGACAAGCAATGCGAGTGTCCGGCTGCCGAAACGATCTTTCACAAAATCGGAAGCGGTAATATACCCATATTTCTTGGCCACTGACCACAAACGCGGCATCACGACGAAAATAAAGGGATAGATAATAATCGTGTAAGGAACTGCATAAAAACCGATCGCTCCTTTCCCATACATCAATGCAGGCACAGCGATAAACGTATATGCGGTGTACAAATCTCCGCCTAGCAAAAACCATGTGATCAACGTACCAAAACGCCTTCCGCCTAACCCCCACTCGTCCAACTGCCTCAAATCTCCCCTGCGCCAATTTGCCGCATAGAAGCCGAGAACTGTTACAAGGACAAAAAACAAAATGAATACGATAAGTGCTGTCCAGTTCATAATAGGCTCCCTCTCTATTTTTTATCTTTTTCCATCTCTCATTGGTTTTGTTAACCTGTGCAATTTGAAAACATGTGCAACTTTCCAGTGCTCCGAATGAATCGAAACATTCGGAAATTTCAGTTTATAAGCGGTTCAATTACGCCCGTTCCTTTTGTCGTAGCTTTACATAAACTCTTTCATCGGAAAATTACCGATTTTTAGTAGCAAAATAGACGATGCCGGTAAGAATTGCACTAATCACTACCCATAAAGATTGGTAGAAATAAAAATAGGGTATACCCCAGATGACCGGATCTTTGGAAGCGTAAAACGGCATCCATAATGTTGCGATAAACGGAATGATCAACAGCAGATGCCAAGCAGTCAGCTCTGATTTTTTTTGTTGTTGATCGTTCATACAACTCCACCCCTTTCCTCTTGTATTTTTTGAATTAAATAAAGATTAAAAATATTAAATACAGATAGATTTTGACATAAGTTTGAACTTACGTCAATGTTTTTACAAAATTCAAATATAAACATACCGGTTCCATAAGAATCCGAGCACGATTCGAAAGGTATCCCTTTTATCTTACATACGATTTGCCAACAATATGATCGTAAATATTACAATTCCCACTGCAATTGCTATCCAATCTTTTTTTTCCATTTTTAAAACAATGCCTGTTGTTCGTACGTTATTTACCGTTTTATACCCTCTCGCTTCCATTGCTTCCGAAAATCCTTCCGCCACTTTCATGACGGAAAGCAGGAATGGAATGGTTACAACGGGAACATCCCGCAGCCGCAAACTTCCTGATTGGCGTTGTGCCGATTTTCCCCGTGCCCGGGCGATCCTCGTAAACCGCTCCAACTCTGCAGAAATGATCGGGATAAACCGCAGCATAAAGGAAGCGGCCAATGCAAATTCTTCCACAGGCACGTGCCACGCGGAGAGCAATGAGAGGGATTGTTTCAATCCTTGTTTGATCTTAAGCTGGCTTGTTGTTTGTACAAAGACGATCCCCAGGATCATGATCCATAGATAACGCGACAATTGCAGGCAGGAAAAAGCAGCTTGCGCAAAGGAAAAACCGGTTAATTTCAACGATTCATGCGCTTGGCCAAGATCCCATTGCAAGCCGGAAACAAGCAGGGAAACGCCCATAAAATACAAAAAAGGACGAATCATTCTCCAAACCATACGGAAATGCAAACCGGACAAGAACACCATCGACAATGCAACGATACCGGCAACACACGTCCCGATCCACGTTAGTTGCATTACGATTCCTATTGAAATCAGCACATACGACAGCCATTTCCCGCGTGGATCCAATTGCCTCATCCAATGGACATTTGTCTTCCCGCTTTCCGTGCGGTGTTTTGCGTTCGGCTGCACTTCCCGTTCCCGATTCGTTGCTTCCCGGAAGCGGGCGGAAGCGTCAGGTGAAACTGCATGGATTTGCGAATGCACCAAAGGTTTTTGCGTATCCAACTGTCGCCGCATACCCTTTCGTGGATGAATCGTTGTGCAGCCTCTCATGTTTGCAAGAATTGCATCTGCCATTTGACTCTCTGTGTAACGGGGATCAATATGAGCATATCCAATGCCCGCAAGCGCACAAGCCGCCTGCATGCTGCCGGACAAGCCAACACCTGCTTGCTGCAGCCACTCCGGATGTTTGTACAGCTGATCGATCCCCGCCTGATAAAGGAGCTTGCCTCCTTCCATGATCAACACTTCATCCGCAAAGGGAAAAAAGGTATCAAAATCGTGTGTTGCAATGACAAGTGTCCCATTCGTCCGCTGTTTCCATTGCCGCAAACCATCCAGCAGTTCAGAAATGGCTGACGGATCCAGACCTGCTGTCGGCTCGTCGAGAAACAGCCATATCGGATCTGCAGCTATCGTAGAAGCAAGCGCTACTTTGCGTTTTTGGCCGCCGCTCAAAAATAATGGACTTGCCTGCAAGAATTCCCTCGGCAACCCGATGTCCCGCATGCCGCGATCGATTCGGTCGATCCGCTCCTCCTTTGTGTATCCATAAGGACGCAACGAATATTCGAACTCTTTTTGCACTGTTCCCGCAAACAATTGTTGTTCCGGATATTGGAAAACAACGCCGATGGATGTGGCTATGGTTCGATTCAATCGATGTTTGTGCCACAACGGATGATCGAAAAAAGAAACGGCGCCCATATGCGGCTGTTTCAAACCGGCCATTACATCGATCAAAGTAGACTTTCCGGATCCTGTTTGACCGATAATCAGAACAATGGAGCCTTGGGATAATCGAAAGCCAATGTCCCGGAGAATCGGAAGCTTGAGGCTGGTATCGGCATAAACTGTAACATGCTCTAAACAGATTGACATATCGCACCACACATTTGTTGAAATTCTTCGACCGTCAACGGACCTTTGGGAATATCGATCCCTTTTTGCTGCAACAGCCGAGCCACTTGGACCACGTAAGGCGGAGGAAACCGGAATTGTTCGCACGGACTCCATTCTGTTTGATTTGACACGCCGTAAAAAAATTTTCGGGGACATCCGGAAAACTTGATCCTTCCGTCTTCCAAAACAATGACCCGATCGGCCCAGGCTAATTCTTCCATCCATTGGGTAATCCATACGATTGTACGGCCTGCTTTGTGCAACGTACGAACCACTTGCAACATTCGCTCGCGTGCCAGCGGATCCAACATGGATGTGGACTCGTCAAACAAAAATAGATTCGCACCTGTGACCAGGCAGCCGGCAATGTTTAACAATTGCTTCTGCCCGCCTGACAAGCGGGATACTTCCCAATGGATATCCATGGCAAGTCCTACTTGCTGCAATGCCTCTCTTGCACGTATTTCCATATCGTTCGGATCTACCTGGAAATTCTCCATGCTAAAACATAAATCTTCGAATATTGTCTCGCCGATCAATTGGGAATCCGGATTTTGAAAAACCATCGAAATGTGCCCCAAGTCTGCTTGTTTTGTGATCGTACCTTTGGATATCGGGCACAGACCGGCAATCACCTTTGCCAACGTGCTTTTTCCACTGCCGTTGCGTCCGGCGATCGCCAACCATTCTCCTTGTCCGATTTGCAGTCCGATCTCATGCAAGGACGTATGCAAGCCATTCCTTTGTCGGTATACCACACTTACATTTTGCAATTCAAGAATCGGATGATTATTCATAAATAAGTTCCCTCACATATTCAGAAATCGACAGTTGCGAGTGACTGCGTGTGTCAGAATTTTATTATAGTGTGCTGACTATTCTTTTACAAAATAGAATGATATGTGTATAGTATTTTTTAGAAGTTTTGTTGCATGTATCATGTGCAATATTTTAGAATGAAATATTTAATTTTTGGTAAGGAGGCTTCCGAATGAGAGAAAAGTTCACGATTCGCGGCATTATTTTCAGCGCATTATTCGCAGCTATTTTTTCCGCAGCAAGTTTTTTGAACATTCATTTGGGATTTTCACCTGTTCCCATCACATTGGAAAATCTTGTGGTCATGTTGACAGGAGCGTTTCTTGGAGCTGGATACGGCTTTTTTAGTATGCTGCTGATTGTCGTATTGACAACACTCGGTTTACCGCTGATACACGGAAGCGGCGGATTGGCACTGATTTTAGGGCCTACCGGTGGATTTATTTGGATGTATCCGATATCCGCCATGTGTATCGGTTTTATTGTAGAACGCCTCAAAAGCAAACCGATCGTCAGTTCGATTTTGATGTTTCTGTCCTTTGAAATTTTCGGCTCCCTTGTTCTCTATGTAACAGGAGTACCATGGCTTGCGCATGTTGCCGGTTTAAGCTTCGGAAAAGCGATGCTCCTAGGTTGTTATCCATATTTGCCGGGCGATGCAATCAAAGCACTGATCGCTACAAGTATCGCTGTGCCGATAAGCCAAGTGTATCCGATCCGCCGACTGATTGGAAAGCAAGACACAAATGTAGTTATCGCAAAATAAATTGGCCCAATCAATTGCTCTTGGTGTCTGTGTTTCGTTGCATTGCCGTTCAAACAAAGAAGTGTGTGCCAACCGCTGGCAAGTAGCGGGCGGTACACACTCCTTTTCGTTTTGCATGTATTTATATTGCACGCTTCATGCCACATGCAGGATATGTATTCCTACTGCAATAATCCGTGTAATGAAATATGAAATCTGCTTCAGGCAATCGAAGTACCGTTGGGAACCGGTTGGTGCGGTTTGAGCAATACTACATCGCCCTTCTCGGGTACTCCGCCTAACACCAGGACTTCCGATGGAAAACCTGCGATCCGGCGTGGCGGAAAATTGACAACTGCCACAATTTGCTGCCCGACCAATGCATCCGGTTGATATCGTTTCGTAATTTGTGCACTCGATCGTTTGACTCCAATTTCCGGACCGAAATCGATTTGCAGCTTAATGGCCGGTACTCTCGCTTCAGGAAAAGGCTCCGCATGAATAATCGTGCCAATCCGAATATCTAATATTTGAAAATCTTCAATAGTAGCCAAATCAAATACCCCTTTATTTTCATCTCGTTCCACTGTCTTTTTTCAAAAATTGTGCCAGTATTTTTTCAATTGTCAATTTTTCAAAACCTGCAACTATGCGAAAACTTGAAAAGCCTGTCCAATTTTATCAAGGATATCTCCCGCCAGCAAACTGTTCATGCCTTTCTCATGTGCAGCCAGATCCCCCGCATACCCATGTATATAGGCGCCGATACAAGCCGCTTGCGTAGCATTTAAGCCTTGCGCCAATAAACCGGTGACAAGTCCGGCAAGAATATCCCCTGTCCCGCCTGTAGCCATTCCCGGATTTCCGGTAGGATTGACAAATACTTCTCCTTCCGGTGTGGCTATCAGCGTATGCGCACCCTTTAAAATCAGCGTGACCTGGTGTTCCACGGCAAATGTTCGGGCGATCAATATCCGGTTTTCTTGAATGGCTTGGATCGGCAACTGGGCAAGCCGCGCCATTTCTCCCGGATGAGGCGTCAATACGGTTGATGAATTTCGCTTCGGCAATTGTTTAAAATCCCTCGCCAGAAGATTTAAACCGTCTGCGTCGATCACCAACGGGCCGCCCACCGACTCCCATATGTCTTTCAGCAATTGCTGCCCTCCAGGAAACTGCCCTATCCCCGGCCCAATCCCAATCGACGTCTTCCCAATGGATACGGCAAGCAGTGTATCCCTGGCTCCCTCGGTCCAATTTCCTGAACCATCATCCGGAGCTCCGACCAGCATGGCTTCCGGCAGATGTCCTGTCATTTGTCTCGCCAACGCCTCAGGCAAAGCCCATGTCAAGAGCCCACAGCCGCTGCGCAAAGCCCCGCCGGCGCAAAGGAGCCCGGCGCCGCTCATCCCCTGCGATCCGGCGATCATCAATGCATGCCCATAGGAGCCTTTGTGTGTACTTGGCTGTCTCGCCACCAAAGAAGCAATCTGCATCCGTTTTTTCAGGAAGTCAGCATTCAGAAGAAACGTTTGCAAAGCAAATGTTTTTGCTACGACATCCGGAATTCCGATCGGCACGACTTCAATCTTTCCCGCCCATTGCTTCCCCGGATATTGAACCAATCCACGTTTCAAAAATGCCAGCGCCGCTGTTTGTACAGCTTGTATGCACGGATCGTACACCTTTCCTGTATCCGCATCCAACCCGCTCGGAATATCGATTGCAACTATCGGCAAGCCGCTTCGATTGGCTTCCCGAATCATCGCTGCATAAGAACCTCGCGGCGCATCTTTGGATCCTGTTCCCAATAATGCATCGACAATCCCGTCAAACGTATGCCAATGAATGGTTTCCCGTTCATAAACAGACCATGGAATTCCAAGCTTTGTCACAATATCCCGCTGGATCGCAGCTTCCCCTTGTAAACGCTCCGGCGGCTCTGCAAACACAATATGTATCTCATACCCCGCTTCAAACAAGTGGCGGGCAACAACCAATCCGTCGCCGCCATTGTTCCCTTTGCCAACCAGAATCAGCCAATTGCATGGTACAGGATAGCTTTGCTGGATCATGCGCGCCGCTTCCCGACCGGCATTTTCCATTAACACCAATCCTGGAATTCCTAGCATATCGATGGTGTATCGGTCAATGGCCCGCATCTCAGCAGCATTCACTACATACATAGTGAGCACCCCCTTTGTCTCACCCGCCGTTTGCATAGTTGCCTTTCAAAACAATGCGGACGTTGTCTTTGATTCTATTTTACGCAAAGGGATAAAATTATGGAAGATTCCTAACACTTGCACCCGGCTGCCTTCCAGGTCTGTTTCAAAAATGGTAAAGACGCCATAATTTTGCGTTTTTGTGGCATTTTCAAACATCTTATCTCCGAGTAATGAAACAAGTCCTTTTTGCAGCATGGAATTACTTTTTTCCATTGCTTTTTCTTTGATCCACGAAACATATTCCGTTTTGGCTGGATTGGTAATTGCCAAAAGGATGAGGATGCCAAATATGAGCACCAGGTTGCGGATCTTGAACATTTGCTTCGCTCCCTTTAAAATCCAATCTCATGCAAAAATTTCTTGAGAGTTGTCGCCGATTGCTGCAAATTCTGCTCTTCTTCGATCGTTAAAGCCATAGGAATCACTTGTTCTACACCGTTTCTGCCAACGATGGAAGGGACGCCCAAACATACGCCATCAATCCCATGATAGTTTTCCAAATACGAGGACACTGGCAAAATACTTTTTTGATCTTTTAAAATGGCTTCACAAATCCGTGCCAATGCAAGTGCAATGGCATAATAAGTCGCTCCTTTTTTTTCGATGATTTTATAAGCTGCCATTCTCGTCTCATTGTAAATTTCGTTTTTTTGCTCATCTGTCAAATGCCAGGGGCTGCCTGGCTGACGCTGGTTGACGCCAACTCCTGCTATATATAAGGAACTCCACAGTGCTACTTCCGAATCCCCGTGCTCGCCGATAATCATGCCGTGAACGCTGCGCGGATCTACACCAAATTTTTCCGCCACCAGATAGCGAAAACGGGAGCTGTCCAACAATGTTCCGGATCCGAAAACGCGTTGCTTGGGCCATTCCGACAGTTTCAGAGCTACTTGTGTCAGAATGTCGACAGGATTTGTAGCGATTAATAGAATCCCGTCCGTATTGTATTGAACCACTTGCCGGATAATCGACTCAAAAATTTTTACATTGCGATTCATTAAAGCCAAGCGGGTCTCCCCTTCTTTCTGGGCCGCGCCTGCCGTCACTACAATAATATCCGCATTCGCACAATCTGCAAAGCAACCTGCCGTAATTTTCATCGGCGACGCCAGCAACAGACCATGATTGAGATCCAGCACATCCCCTTCCGCCTTGTTTTGATTCACATCGATAATGACCAGCTCATTTGCCAGCCCTTTTAACAAAACCGTATAAGCAAATGTGGAACCGACCGCACCATTTCCGATTAACACAATTTTCGATGATCCTTTTGCCATATGTCACAATCTCCTCTGCTTAAATTACAGTTCTCTCCACTTTTTCTGTGTTACAACCTGAAATTAACAAATTTACAAGTATCCTAGCACGTTTTTTGATGTACAGCTAGAGAAAATGTATGAATGTTTTGTAGTGAAAATGTTACAGATACTTGAATTTTCCGGGTGGAAATCTATTACACAAAATAGCAAACTCATTGCAAAAAAACCATATCCATTTTTTGATATGGTTGTAATGTCCTATCTTTGAATAGGATGTTATGCATTCGATATAGTCTGACTGCCGCAACACCCTTTAGGAGAGTACTTCATATAAATAAAAAGCTAATGCGATTAAAATGGCGCATATCCCAAAAACCAACACCATTAACTTTTTCGAAGTCATCTTTTTCACCTCAGTAATAAATTGTGTGAAATTCCAATTTTGTATGCAGAAGTACGTTTTCCATGTTTTTCAAAGCAAGAGATCGGTACTGCTTGTCTGCGCCAATTATTTTTTCCGTTGTAAATAGTCTTTTTGTACTAGTATTTTAAGACTATATGCGCTATACTGTCAGTACCGGATAGTACTTTTATCACCTATACCTATACCTACTCTTACAAAAATAGACACTGCATTTGGCAAGTGTCTATTTTTGTACGACCGGAACCATCTATGTATGAAAGACTGTCATCTTTTTATTCGTTGTACAGCCGCTTCTATTCTGGACAGTCCCTCTAACAACGTAGTTCTCGGACAGCCGATATTGATTCGTGCAAATCCTTCTCCGCCAGCGCCAAATGTATGCCCGAGATTCAGGCCTACTTTTGCTTCTTTTGTAAGAAATTCGCCCAATTGTGTATCCGATAATTCCAGTGCGCGAAAATCCAGCCAAATGAGATACGTTCCCTCTGGGCGTATGGCGCGGATCTCCGGGATGCGCTCCTTTACAAAGGCAAGCAATGTATCAACATTTCCCTTTAGGTACTGCAATAATTGATCCAGCCATGGTTCACCATCCTGATACGCCGCTTCCGTTGCAGCGATTGCCACACTGTTGAACATATGAAGGGCATAACGCAGCAATGCTTGTTGAAATTTGCGCCGCAACGTTGCATTTGGAATCACAGCATAGGAAAACGGCAACCCTGCAATGTTAAACGTTTTGGTAGCTGCCATACAGGTAAGGGAATGTTGGGCAAAGGATTCCCGTACGGATGCAAACGGCGTAAAGGGATGATCGGGATACACGATATCGCAATGAATTTCGTCTGATAGTATCATCACACCATGTTTTTCACAAATTTCGCCTAATTTCTGAAGTTCTTCTTTTGTCCATACTCGTCCAACCGGATTATGGGGATTGCACAAAACCAATATCTTTGTCTGTGCATCGATCAATTGCTCCAGCCCGTCATAATCCATCACATACTTGTCATCCTGCCATATGAGGGGATTATTGACCAATTCCCTCCCTGTCATTTCAACCGTCCGTTTAAACGGCGGATAAACAGGCGGCTGAATGATGATTTTATCGCCAGGTTCTGAAAACGTTTCGATCGAGAGAGCCAATGTCGTCACAACGCCAGGACAGAACACAAACCAGTCCGTTTCCACAGGCCAGTTGTGCCGGCGACCCAACCAGCTTTGGATTGCTTCCCGCAGCGTATCCGGTACAAACGGATATCCGAATACACCGTGCTCCGTAACTTTGTCAATCGCCGTGCGGATAGCCAGAGCAGACACAAAATCCATGTCAGCCACCCACATCGGCAAAACGTCCGTGGAGCCGAAAAGCTTATTCAGTTGGTCCCATTTCATGGAATGGGTGTTAAACCGATTCAATACATTGTCAAATTGATCATCCATTTGATTGCACCTCACACATTCTAGGATAAAATTCCCTTTGGACGTATCCAGTCTACTAGAAACATTTGATAAAAGGAAGATGACATAGTACAAAAGGACTATTTTATTCATTTTATACATTAGTCTAATTTTGTCCTGTGCGAACATGATGGATCGATTATAATAAATCATATTACATGAAATAAACGCAAACGAGCTATAAGGAGTATACGATAGATGTCCAACTTCAGTCAGAAAATCAAACAGTTTTTTGATCATCTGGATATGGTTTTCCTGGAATGGATCCGCTCCCGATCCACATTAATTGCCGCAATCCTCGGCATTTTTCTCATCGTTTGGGGGATCGCCACACAAGACTGGTTTCTGATCGTACAAGTCATTGTTTCCGCTGCAATCGGTTATCGATTGGGATTTATTCCCGGTGTTTCATTTGATACACTGATCGCGTTTATCCGCTTTTACCATGTACATTTTGAAGTTGTTTTATTGCCATTTCCATTTTTGCAATACTTTATTTGCGCCTATATTACCTGGCTTGGGTTCCGCCATCACCAAATGAGCGCACTTCTCAAAGAAAAACTAAGCGAACTGGATCCGCCCAATCATGTCGTCACTTGGTCCTTTGTAAATGAAGTCCGGAATTCCCTTATGGCGATGCGCCTTCTATTATTCCGCTATGCAAAAGAAACGACAGCACAGACGGATATGAAGATCGTAGAAGAAGAATTGCTGCGCCTTGAAACTCTTTTTGGAAAACTTCCCAAAGAAGAGAAGAAAACAAGCATAAAGATGAAAAAGGAATCTGTATGATTCCTTTTCATCTTTTCCATACATATTAAATATTGCGTGCATACGAAATGCATCATCAATTCTTCAAATCGAACATTTCAATCAAATATACATGGATTACGCGAGAACCATGCTTTGCTTTTGCATAATGTATTGACTGGACTGGTATGCGCTTGAGAATGAAAGCTCCGAAAGCTGGCCTTGTCCTTCACACCAATCTCCCGCAAAAAACAGATTCCGGTATTCCGGGAAAAATAATGGCATCGCCTGTTGATGCATGTTCCATTTAATTTCCTGGACGACTGCTTTTTGAGAAATACGCGGAACGACAAGCTCGTCTCTCCATCCAGAAAAATATTTGTCATACATGTCTTCAATATTTTTCTTGTAACGATCAATAACGTCCTTGTTGCCGATATCCTCATTTTTCAGATATGTCGTTGCTTGTAACAGTTGCCCGCCCTCAGGTACGCATGTCGTGTCATAATAGGAAATATCTGTAATAAACACTTTGTCTTTCCGATTGTACACATACGTATATGGCACTTCGATTTTGTTTTTCAAGCCAATGTCATAAACCAACACATATGTAGGATCATATTGCGCATATTGTTTGATGGCATATTCGATTTTGGTGTTCTCAAACAACTTTAACAGGTCGCTAGGCGGTATACAGAAAATAAATTCCTCTGCCTCGATCCATCCATCCTTTGTGCAAACAGCGGTGACACGGTCTTCTTCCACTTTCACTTCATCCACTTTTGCCTTTGTTTGAATCACACCGTCATTTTGCTCAATCACTCTGACAAACTCGGATATCAAATTTTGCCAACCACCGCCTATATAAGCAACCGGCTTATTGGTTGTAAAAATTCTTCTATAATAGGTAAAGAATATATCGGAGGGTATTTTTTCCGGCTCCCTTGTGAAGAAGTTGGACGATGCCAGTGTCAACATCATCTCTTTGACTTCATTGCTCACTTTTTCTTGTTCCAACCACTTTCGAATGGAAATATGAGGATTGCCCGTCTCTGCTTTAATCAAAGTTTTGACGATCTGATACACAAAGGAAAGCTTATGCATGCCCTGAATTGCTTTCGTGCGGAATAATCCCACAACATTTGCAGGAACGGCTGTCAACTCTTCTCCAATATCATATTTTGCCTTTAAGGGATTAAAATCTTTCCAGTCGATATGGATGTCAAGTTCTTTTTCCAACTGTTTCAAAACAGATGTATCACGGCCATAGATCGCATGTGCGCCAAAGTTAAAGGCAAAACCTTTAATATTGATCGTGACAGCTCTCCCACCCAAATTTGCTTTTTCCAACAATAAAACTTTCTTGCCGCTGTGAGACAAATGCGCAGCAGCGGAAAGTCCAGCCAATCCCCCACCTACCACCACTACATCAAAGCGTTTCATGATATGACTCCTCTCTAAAAAACAGCCTTTATTAGTATAGCCCAAAATT
Above is a window of Fodinisporobacter ferrooxydans DNA encoding:
- a CDS encoding NAD(P)H-hydrate dehydratase, whose protein sequence is MYVVNAAEMRAIDRYTIDMLGIPGLVLMENAGREAARMIQQSYPVPCNWLILVGKGNNGGDGLVVARHLFEAGYEIHIVFAEPPERLQGEAAIQRDIVTKLGIPWSVYERETIHWHTFDGIVDALLGTGSKDAPRGSYAAMIREANRSGLPIVAIDIPSGLDADTGKVYDPCIQAVQTAALAFLKRGLVQYPGKQWAGKIEVVPIGIPDVVAKTFALQTFLLNADFLKKRMQIASLVARQPSTHKGSYGHALMIAGSQGMSGAGLLCAGGALRSGCGLLTWALPEALARQMTGHLPEAMLVGAPDDGSGNWTEGARDTLLAVSIGKTSIGIGPGIGQFPGGQQLLKDIWESVGGPLVIDADGLNLLARDFKQLPKRNSSTVLTPHPGEMARLAQLPIQAIQENRILIARTFAVEHQVTLILKGAHTLIATPEGEVFVNPTGNPGMATGGTGDILAGLVTGLLAQGLNATQAACIGAYIHGYAGDLAAHEKGMNSLLAGDILDKIGQAFQVFA
- a CDS encoding phytoene desaturase family protein codes for the protein MKRFDVVVVGGGLAGLSAAAHLSHSGKKVLLLEKANLGGRAVTINIKGFAFNFGAHAIYGRDTSVLKQLEKELDIHIDWKDFNPLKAKYDIGEELTAVPANVVGLFRTKAIQGMHKLSFVYQIVKTLIKAETGNPHISIRKWLEQEKVSNEVKEMMLTLASSNFFTREPEKIPSDIFFTYYRRIFTTNKPVAYIGGGWQNLISEFVRVIEQNDGVIQTKAKVDEVKVEEDRVTAVCTKDGWIEAEEFIFCIPPSDLLKLFENTKIEYAIKQYAQYDPTYVLVYDIGLKNKIEVPYTYVYNRKDKVFITDISYYDTTCVPEGGQLLQATTYLKNEDIGNKDVIDRYKKNIEDMYDKYFSGWRDELVVPRISQKAVVQEIKWNMHQQAMPLFFPEYRNLFFAGDWCEGQGQLSELSFSSAYQSSQYIMQKQSMVLA
- a CDS encoding L-lactate dehydrogenase gives rise to the protein MAKGSSKIVLIGNGAVGSTFAYTVLLKGLANELVIIDVNQNKAEGDVLDLNHGLLLASPMKITAGCFADCANADIIVVTAGAAQKEGETRLALMNRNVKIFESIIRQVVQYNTDGILLIATNPVDILTQVALKLSEWPKQRVFGSGTLLDSSRFRYLVAEKFGVDPRSVHGMIIGEHGDSEVALWSSLYIAGVGVNQRQPGSPWHLTDEQKNEIYNETRMAAYKIIEKKGATYYAIALALARICEAILKDQKSILPVSSYLENYHGIDGVCLGVPSIVGRNGVEQVIPMALTIEEEQNLQQSATTLKKFLHEIGF
- a CDS encoding MalY/PatB family protein; the encoded protein is MDDQFDNVLNRFNTHSMKWDQLNKLFGSTDVLPMWVADMDFVSALAIRTAIDKVTEHGVFGYPFVPDTLREAIQSWLGRRHNWPVETDWFVFCPGVVTTLALSIETFSEPGDKIIIQPPVYPPFKRTVEMTGRELVNNPLIWQDDKYVMDYDGLEQLIDAQTKILVLCNPHNPVGRVWTKEELQKLGEICEKHGVMILSDEIHCDIVYPDHPFTPFASVRESFAQHSLTCMAATKTFNIAGLPFSYAVIPNATLRRKFQQALLRYALHMFNSVAIAATEAAYQDGEPWLDQLLQYLKGNVDTLLAFVKERIPEIRAIRPEGTYLIWLDFRALELSDTQLGEFLTKEAKVGLNLGHTFGAGGEGFARINIGCPRTTLLEGLSRIEAAVQRIKR